In Eptesicus fuscus isolate TK198812 chromosome 23, DD_ASM_mEF_20220401, whole genome shotgun sequence, one genomic interval encodes:
- the SCARF2 gene encoding scavenger receptor class F member 2 gives MEGAGSRGAGPARRRGAGGPLPPPPPPPPLLLLLLLLWLLPGPAAPEELNPRGRNVCRASGSQEPTCCAGWKQQGDECGIAVCEGNSTCSENEVCVRPGECRCRHGYFGANCDTKCPRQFWGPDCKELCICHPHGQCEDVTGQCTCHARRWGARCEHACQCQHGACHPRSGACRCEPGWWGAQCSSACYCSATSRCDPQTGACLCHAGWWGRSCNNQCACNTSPCEQQSGRCQCRERTFGARCERYCQCFRGRCHPVDGTCACEPGFRGKYCRETCPAGSYGLGCRRRCGQCKDQQPCTVTDGRCVTCEPGWNGTKCDQPCAIGFYGEGCSHRCPPCRDGHACNHVTGKCTRCNAGWIGDRCETKCSNGTYGEDCAFVCVDCGNGHCDFQSGRCLCSPGVHGPHCNLTCPPGLHGVDCAQACSCHEDSCDPVTGACRLETNQRKGVMGAGALLALLLGLLLSLLGCCCACRGKDPAHRELSLGRKKPPQRLCGRFSRISMKLPRIPLRRQKLPKVVVAHHDLDNTLNCSFLEPPSGLEQPSPSWSSRASFSSFDTTDEGPVYCVPHEEAATESRDREVPTAPAEAQAPAPAPVTTPAPSEEAPLPASSDSERSASSVEGPGGALYACVARREARPARARGEAGGLSLSPSPERRKPPPPDPATKPKVSWIHGKQGAAGAARAPSPPSLGLEVAPSPSKRKRTPSDTSARPEEPGSSRTQDPTPRPPGLAEEEPALAAPSPPRARARGRGPGLAEPTDAGGPPRSAPEAASMLAAELRDKTRSLGRAEGTPGAHSPREKPAPPQKAKRSVLPASPALTPPAPEAPGPEKAAAGAPLPDTPRKKTPIQKPPRKKSREAAGELGRAGAPTL, from the exons ATGGAGGGCGCAGGGTCCCGGGGGGCCGGGCCGGCGCGGCGCCGGGGAGCCGGggggccgctgccgccgccgccaccgccgccgccgctgctgctgctgctgctgctgctctggctgctgcccGGCCCCGCGGCGCCCGAGGAGCTGAACCCGCGCGGCCGCAACGTGTGCCGTGCGTCCGG CTCCCAGGAGCCCACGTGCTGTGCCGGCTGGAAGCAGCAGGGGGACGAGTGTGGGATCG CGGTGTGCGAAGGCAACTCCACGTGTTCAGAGAACGAGGTGTGCGTGCGACCTGGCGAGTGCCGCTGCCGCCATGGCTACTTCGGTGCCAACTGCGACACCA AGTGCCCGCGCCAGTTCTGGGGACCCGACTGCAAGGAGCTGTGTATCTGCCACCCGCATGGGCAGTGCGAGGATGTGACCGGCCAGTGTACGTGTCACGCGCGGCGCTGGGGAGCACGCTGTGAGCACGCGTGCCAGTGCCAGCACGGCGCGTGCCACCCGCGGAGCGGCGCGTGTCGCTGcgagcctggctggtggggcgCGCAGTGCTCCAGCGCGTGCTACTGCAGTGCCACGTCGCGCTGCGACCCGCAGACGGGCGCGTGCCTGTGCCACGCCGGCTGGTGGGGCCGCAGCTGCAACAACCAGTGCGCCTGCAACACGTCCCCGTGCGAGCAGCAGAGCGGCCGCTGCCAGTGCCGGGAGCGCACGTTCGGCGCGCGCTGCGAACGCTACTGTCAGTGCTTCCGCGGCCGCTGCCACCCGGTGGACGGCACGTGCGCCTGCGAGCCGGGCTTCCGCGGCAAGTACTGCCGGGAGACGTGCCCCGCCGGCTCCTACGGCCTGGGCTGTCGCCGCAG atgCGGTCAGTGCAAGGACCAGCAGCCATGCACGGTGACGGACGGCCGCTGTGTGACCTGCGAGCCCGGCTGGAACGGCACCAAATGCGACCAGCCTTGCGCCATTGGCTTCTACGGCGAGGGCTGCAGCCACCGCTGCCCGCCGTGTCGCGACGGGCACGCCTGCAACCACGTCACCGGCAAGTGCACGCGCTGCAATGCGGGCTGGATCGGCGACCG GTGCGAGACCAAGTGCAGCAATGGCACTTACGGCGAGGACTGCGCATTCGTGTGCGTCGACTGCGGCAACGGCCACTGCGACTTCCAGTCCGGGCGATGCCTGTGTAGCCCCGGTGTCCACGGGCCCCA CTGTAACCTGACGTGCCCGCCCGGCCTCCACGGTGTGGATTGCGCCCAGGCCTGCAGCTGCCATGAGGACTCGTGCGACCCAGTCACTGGTGCCTGCCGCCTGG AGACCAACCAGCGCAAGGGTGTGATGGGCGCGGGCGCGCTGCTCGCCCTGCTCCTGGGTCTGCTGCTCTCGCTACTCGGCTGTTGCTGCGCCTGCCGTGGCAAGGACCCCGCGCACAG ggAGCTCTCACTTGGGAGGAAGAAGCCGCCACAACGACTCTGCGGACGCTTCAGCCGCATCAGCATGAAGCTGCCCCGGATCCCGCTCCGCAGGCAGAAGCTACCCAAGGTCGTAG TGGCCCATCACGACCTGGATAACACACTCaactgcagcttcctggagcCACCATCCGGGCTGGAgcagccctcaccctcctggtctTCCCGGGCCTCATTCTCCTCCTTCGACACCACTGACGAAGGCCCTGTGTACTGCGTGCCCCACGAGG AGGCGGCAACCGAGAGCCGAGACCGGGAAGTCCCCACCGCCCCAGCGGAGGCGCAGGCGCCGGCCCCCGCGCCCGTGACCACCCCGGCGCCATCGGAGGAGGCGCCCCTCCCCGCATCCTCCGACAGCGAGCGGTCTGCGTCGAGCGTGGAGGGGCCTGGCGGGGCGCTGTACGCGTGCGTGGCCCGGCGCGAGGCCCGGCCGGCCCGGGCTCGGGGCGAGGCTGGGGGCCTGTCGCTTTCACCATCGCCGGAGCGCAGGAAACCGCCGCCACCCGACCCCGCCACCAAGCCCAAGGTGTCTTGGATTCACGGCAAGCAAGGCGCTGCCGGCGCTGCCCGTGCGCCTTCACCACCATCCCTGGGCCTCGAGGTGGCGCCCAGCCCCAGCAAGAGGAAACGGACACCCAGTGACACCTCGGCGCGGCCCGAAGAGCCCGGCAgctcccggacccaggacccgACGCCACGGCCCCCGGGGCTGGCCGAAGAAGAGCCAGCCCTTgccgcgccctccccgccccgggctCGGGCGCGGGGCCGCGGCCCTGGCCTCGCGGAGCCCACGGACGCTGGTGGTCCCCCGCGCAGCGCGCCCGAGGCCGCTTCCATGCTGGCCGCGGAGCTGCGCGACAAGACTCGCAGCCTGGGCCGCGCCGAGGGGACCCCGGGCGCCCACAGCCCCCGGGAGAAGCCGGCGCCACCGCAGAAGGCCAAGCGCTCGGTGCTGCCGGCCTCGCCGGCCCTCACGCCCCCCGCGCCCGAGGCCCCAGGTCCCGAGAAGGCGGCGGCTGGCGCACCTCTGCCCGACACCCCCCGGAAGAAGACCCCCATCCAGAAGCCACCGCGCAAGAAGAGCCGGGAAGCGGCGGGCGAGCTGGGCAGGGCGGGTGCGCCCACCCTGTAG